One window of Athalia rosae chromosome 2, iyAthRosa1.1, whole genome shotgun sequence genomic DNA carries:
- the LOC105685122 gene encoding 1-acyl-sn-glycerol-3-phosphate acyltransferase beta: protein MVLGVSCSSIGVALLLLLVVVCAVSDAARYRIKFILFIILSAIAATWCIPYMFLRPKHWANALVPAWGARQIAKLLGMQFEVRGKENIVSDTGCVVLINHQSGLDLCVLAELWPVMKRCTVISKKEILYLGPFGLASWLWGTIFIDRLQAEHARNTMNSTADIINNRKAKLCLFPEGKRHSGTTLLPFKKGAFHVAIASQTPIQPVVVSKYYFINDNLKKFGSGKVYITILPPIPTTGLTKDNLTDLMDKSYEVMNKAFQETSQEVYALHVETTKAK, encoded by the exons GGTGCTGGGAGTTTCGTGCAGCAGCATCGGCGTTGCTCTTTTGCTACTTCTCGTTGTTGTTTGCGCTGTGAGCGACGCTGCAAGATacagaataaaattcatactcTTCATAATTCTCAGTGCTATTGCTGCGACATGGTGTATACCGTACATGTTCCTACGGCCGAAACATTGGGCGAATGCGCT CGTACCTGCTTGGGGCGCACGCCAAATTGCAAAGCTCTTGGGAATGCAATTCGAAGTTCGTGGAAAGGAAAATATCGTCAGCGATACGGGATGCGTCGTCCTGATTAATCATCAAAGTGGTCTTGATCTTTGTG TATTAGCCGAACTATGGCCCGTAATGAAACGATGTACTGtaatatcaaaaaaagaaattctttatCTGGGTCCGTTCGGGCTGGCTTCCTGGCTTTGGggtacaattttcatcgacagATTACAAGCGGAGCATGCTCGTAACACCATGAACTCGACGGCGGACATCATCAACAATAGAAAG GCAAAGCTTTGTCTGTTTCCTGAGGGTAAAAGACACTCAGGGACAACGTTATTGCCTTTTAAAAAGGGTGCTTTCCACGTGGCGATCGCCTCTCAGACACCAATTCAACCGGTTGTTGTATCGAAGTACTACTTCATTAACGATAATCTGAAGAAATTTGGCTCAG GTAAAGTTTACATAACTATCCTACCGCCAATTCCAACAACTGGATTGACCAAGGATAATCTCACTGATCTCATGGATAAATCCTACGAAGTAATGAATAAGGCCTTCCAAGAGACGTCCCAAGAAGTTTACGCGTTACACGTGGAAACTACCAAAGCAAAATAA